From one Anoplolepis gracilipes chromosome 10, ASM4749672v1, whole genome shotgun sequence genomic stretch:
- the LOC140670515 gene encoding proton-coupled amino acid transporter-like protein pathetic isoform X1, whose product MKTRMGNTDSTRDVEMSSLSAVEDDHLHIGKTPMRPMIAEYEPKKHGVKTELSDVMLVKYKCEKNDVPITVTNGSTLPLVERPTDEEAALYNPFEHRKLVHPTSDLDTLIHLLKGSLGTGILAMPMAFRNAGLTFGLFATFFIGAVCTYCVHILVKSSHVLCRRLQTPSLGFADVAEAAFLVGPEPVQKYARLAKATINSFLVIDLVGCCCVYIVFISTNLKEVVDYYTETDKDLRMYMAMLLPLLIIFSLVRNLKYLAPFSMVANILIATGMGITFYYILYDLPTISDVPNFASWSQLPMFFGTAIFALEGIGVVMPLENNMKTPSHFVGCPGVLNTGMFVVVLLYSTVGFFGYWRYGENTKASITLNPPQNEILSQSAKIMIAIAIFLTYGLQFYVPMEIIWKNTKQYFGSRRLLGEYLLRILLVIFTVCVAIAIPNLGPFISLVGAVCLSTLGLMFPSVIELVTIWELENGLGKWNWRLWKNIAIIAFGVLGFVTGTYVSIQEILEAK is encoded by the exons ATGAAAACGAGAATGGGGAACACTGATAGTACTCGTGACGTAGAAATGAGCTCGCTGTCGGCAGTGGAAGATGATCATCTTCACATTGGG AAAACGCCAATGCGCCCGATGATAGCGGAATACGAGCCAAAGAAGCACGGTGTGAAAACAGAACTCTCAGACGTGATGCTTGTCAA ATACAAATGCGAGAAAAATGACGTGCCCATTACGGTCACAAATGGCTCGACCTTGCCACTCGTGGAGCGACCGACCGATGAAGAAGCCGCCCTTTACAACCCATTTGAACACCGCAAACTGGTCCATCCTACTTCGGACCTTGACACGCTTATACATCTACTCAAGGGAAGCCTGGGCACAGGCATCCTCGCGATGCCGATGGCTTTTCGCAATGCTGGCCTCACTTTTGGTCTTTTCGCTACATTTTTTATCGGTGCAGTTTGCACATACTGCGTTCATATATTGGTTAAATCCTCCCACGTCCTGTGCAGGCGGTTACAGACACCTAGTTTGGGCTTCGCTGATGTGGCAGAGGCTGCCTTCCTAGTGGGACCAGAGCCCGTTCAAAAATACGCCAGACTTGCCAA agCAACAATTAACTCGTTTCTGGTGATTGATCTGGTCGGTTGCTGCTGTGTGTACATAGTCTTTATTTCAACCAACCTTAAGGAAGTCGTAGACTATTACACAGAAACCGACAAAGATCTACGGATGTACATGGCCATGCTTTTACCACtgcttattattttctctcttgtgaGAAACCTTAAGTACCTCGCGCCATTCTCGATGGTAGCGAACATATTGATTGCCACCGGCATGGGTATTACCTTCTATTACATCCTTTACGATCTGCCCACTATCAGTGATGTTCCAAACTTTGCTAGTTGGTCCCAACTGCCCATGTTTTTTGGCACTGCCATCTTTGCCCTCGAAGGCATTGGTGTT GTGATGCCGTTAGAGAATAATATGAAAACACCATCGCACTTTGTTGGCTGTCCAGGTGTTCTCAACACTGGCATGTTCGTCGTCGTATTATTATACAGTACTGTTGGTTTCTTCGGCTATTGGAGATACGGGGAGAACACGAAGGCCTCTATAACACTTAATCCCCCGCAGAATGAGATACTATCGCAATCCGCCAAAATAATGATCGctattgcaatttttctcACTTACGGACTCCAGTTTTATGTGCCCATGGAAATTATCTGGAAAAATACAAAGCAGTATTTCGGCTCTCGGCGATTACTCGGCGAATATCTCCTTCGCATTTTATTGGTAATCTTTACGGTTTGCGTAGCAATCGCTATTCCTAATTTAGGCCCGTTTATCTCCCTTGTCGGCGCTGTGTGCCTATCTACATTGGGTCTCATGTTCCCATCGGTGATTGAACTGGTGACTATCTGGGAGCTGGAGAACGGCCTCGGCAAGTGGAACTGGCGGCTGTGGAAAAATATCGCCATTATTGCCTTTGGTGTTTTGGGCTTCGTTACCGGCACCTATGTCAGTATACAAGAGATTCTGGAAGCCAAATGA
- the LOC140670515 gene encoding proton-coupled amino acid transporter-like protein pathetic isoform X2: MSHKAKNLAIPVHADRIQKTPMRPMIAEYEPKKHGVKTELSDVMLVKYKCEKNDVPITVTNGSTLPLVERPTDEEAALYNPFEHRKLVHPTSDLDTLIHLLKGSLGTGILAMPMAFRNAGLTFGLFATFFIGAVCTYCVHILVKSSHVLCRRLQTPSLGFADVAEAAFLVGPEPVQKYARLAKATINSFLVIDLVGCCCVYIVFISTNLKEVVDYYTETDKDLRMYMAMLLPLLIIFSLVRNLKYLAPFSMVANILIATGMGITFYYILYDLPTISDVPNFASWSQLPMFFGTAIFALEGIGVVMPLENNMKTPSHFVGCPGVLNTGMFVVVLLYSTVGFFGYWRYGENTKASITLNPPQNEILSQSAKIMIAIAIFLTYGLQFYVPMEIIWKNTKQYFGSRRLLGEYLLRILLVIFTVCVAIAIPNLGPFISLVGAVCLSTLGLMFPSVIELVTIWELENGLGKWNWRLWKNIAIIAFGVLGFVTGTYVSIQEILEAK, translated from the exons AAAACGCCAATGCGCCCGATGATAGCGGAATACGAGCCAAAGAAGCACGGTGTGAAAACAGAACTCTCAGACGTGATGCTTGTCAA ATACAAATGCGAGAAAAATGACGTGCCCATTACGGTCACAAATGGCTCGACCTTGCCACTCGTGGAGCGACCGACCGATGAAGAAGCCGCCCTTTACAACCCATTTGAACACCGCAAACTGGTCCATCCTACTTCGGACCTTGACACGCTTATACATCTACTCAAGGGAAGCCTGGGCACAGGCATCCTCGCGATGCCGATGGCTTTTCGCAATGCTGGCCTCACTTTTGGTCTTTTCGCTACATTTTTTATCGGTGCAGTTTGCACATACTGCGTTCATATATTGGTTAAATCCTCCCACGTCCTGTGCAGGCGGTTACAGACACCTAGTTTGGGCTTCGCTGATGTGGCAGAGGCTGCCTTCCTAGTGGGACCAGAGCCCGTTCAAAAATACGCCAGACTTGCCAA agCAACAATTAACTCGTTTCTGGTGATTGATCTGGTCGGTTGCTGCTGTGTGTACATAGTCTTTATTTCAACCAACCTTAAGGAAGTCGTAGACTATTACACAGAAACCGACAAAGATCTACGGATGTACATGGCCATGCTTTTACCACtgcttattattttctctcttgtgaGAAACCTTAAGTACCTCGCGCCATTCTCGATGGTAGCGAACATATTGATTGCCACCGGCATGGGTATTACCTTCTATTACATCCTTTACGATCTGCCCACTATCAGTGATGTTCCAAACTTTGCTAGTTGGTCCCAACTGCCCATGTTTTTTGGCACTGCCATCTTTGCCCTCGAAGGCATTGGTGTT GTGATGCCGTTAGAGAATAATATGAAAACACCATCGCACTTTGTTGGCTGTCCAGGTGTTCTCAACACTGGCATGTTCGTCGTCGTATTATTATACAGTACTGTTGGTTTCTTCGGCTATTGGAGATACGGGGAGAACACGAAGGCCTCTATAACACTTAATCCCCCGCAGAATGAGATACTATCGCAATCCGCCAAAATAATGATCGctattgcaatttttctcACTTACGGACTCCAGTTTTATGTGCCCATGGAAATTATCTGGAAAAATACAAAGCAGTATTTCGGCTCTCGGCGATTACTCGGCGAATATCTCCTTCGCATTTTATTGGTAATCTTTACGGTTTGCGTAGCAATCGCTATTCCTAATTTAGGCCCGTTTATCTCCCTTGTCGGCGCTGTGTGCCTATCTACATTGGGTCTCATGTTCCCATCGGTGATTGAACTGGTGACTATCTGGGAGCTGGAGAACGGCCTCGGCAAGTGGAACTGGCGGCTGTGGAAAAATATCGCCATTATTGCCTTTGGTGTTTTGGGCTTCGTTACCGGCACCTATGTCAGTATACAAGAGATTCTGGAAGCCAAATGA
- the LOC140670515 gene encoding proton-coupled amino acid transporter-like protein pathetic isoform X3, with the protein MPMAFRNAGLTFGLFATFFIGAVCTYCVHILVKSSHVLCRRLQTPSLGFADVAEAAFLVGPEPVQKYARLAKATINSFLVIDLVGCCCVYIVFISTNLKEVVDYYTETDKDLRMYMAMLLPLLIIFSLVRNLKYLAPFSMVANILIATGMGITFYYILYDLPTISDVPNFASWSQLPMFFGTAIFALEGIGVVMPLENNMKTPSHFVGCPGVLNTGMFVVVLLYSTVGFFGYWRYGENTKASITLNPPQNEILSQSAKIMIAIAIFLTYGLQFYVPMEIIWKNTKQYFGSRRLLGEYLLRILLVIFTVCVAIAIPNLGPFISLVGAVCLSTLGLMFPSVIELVTIWELENGLGKWNWRLWKNIAIIAFGVLGFVTGTYVSIQEILEAK; encoded by the exons ATGCCGATGGCTTTTCGCAATGCTGGCCTCACTTTTGGTCTTTTCGCTACATTTTTTATCGGTGCAGTTTGCACATACTGCGTTCATATATTGGTTAAATCCTCCCACGTCCTGTGCAGGCGGTTACAGACACCTAGTTTGGGCTTCGCTGATGTGGCAGAGGCTGCCTTCCTAGTGGGACCAGAGCCCGTTCAAAAATACGCCAGACTTGCCAA agCAACAATTAACTCGTTTCTGGTGATTGATCTGGTCGGTTGCTGCTGTGTGTACATAGTCTTTATTTCAACCAACCTTAAGGAAGTCGTAGACTATTACACAGAAACCGACAAAGATCTACGGATGTACATGGCCATGCTTTTACCACtgcttattattttctctcttgtgaGAAACCTTAAGTACCTCGCGCCATTCTCGATGGTAGCGAACATATTGATTGCCACCGGCATGGGTATTACCTTCTATTACATCCTTTACGATCTGCCCACTATCAGTGATGTTCCAAACTTTGCTAGTTGGTCCCAACTGCCCATGTTTTTTGGCACTGCCATCTTTGCCCTCGAAGGCATTGGTGTT GTGATGCCGTTAGAGAATAATATGAAAACACCATCGCACTTTGTTGGCTGTCCAGGTGTTCTCAACACTGGCATGTTCGTCGTCGTATTATTATACAGTACTGTTGGTTTCTTCGGCTATTGGAGATACGGGGAGAACACGAAGGCCTCTATAACACTTAATCCCCCGCAGAATGAGATACTATCGCAATCCGCCAAAATAATGATCGctattgcaatttttctcACTTACGGACTCCAGTTTTATGTGCCCATGGAAATTATCTGGAAAAATACAAAGCAGTATTTCGGCTCTCGGCGATTACTCGGCGAATATCTCCTTCGCATTTTATTGGTAATCTTTACGGTTTGCGTAGCAATCGCTATTCCTAATTTAGGCCCGTTTATCTCCCTTGTCGGCGCTGTGTGCCTATCTACATTGGGTCTCATGTTCCCATCGGTGATTGAACTGGTGACTATCTGGGAGCTGGAGAACGGCCTCGGCAAGTGGAACTGGCGGCTGTGGAAAAATATCGCCATTATTGCCTTTGGTGTTTTGGGCTTCGTTACCGGCACCTATGTCAGTATACAAGAGATTCTGGAAGCCAAATGA